The Actinomycetota bacterium genome has a segment encoding these proteins:
- a CDS encoding IS481 family transposase: MTKDDFILGHRLSLLSRAKSINNISRACREAGVSRTYYYKWAKRFTTYGIVGLREREKSKPKMPNTTRSEIVDKILAFIKEYPTYGPARIANELDSIVCPATVYNILKKRGLNRKIDRLLALEDIPVSVSLSPVMARKIDEAGPLPRIESHYSGYMLSVDTFYVCRLKGVGRIYQFSAIDTFSSFGFAYLYTDKSAKSAIDFIDKTVEIFAQIGITVERVLTDHGKEYTTHWEGGYHLFEKYLRSKDIKHRYTKVRHPWTNGFVERFQRTILEEFYQPSMLKKTYHSLEELQDDLGQFLYFYNFQRTHQGYRTKGSKPCDLLYKCGDFLSLSP, encoded by the coding sequence ATGACCAAAGATGATTTCATCTTGGGCCACAGGTTAAGTTTACTATCACGGGCCAAATCTATCAATAACATTTCCAGGGCCTGCAGAGAAGCTGGAGTTTCCAGGACCTACTACTACAAATGGGCTAAAAGATTTACCACCTACGGAATCGTTGGTCTTAGAGAAAGAGAAAAATCCAAACCTAAGATGCCCAATACCACCAGGTCAGAGATAGTGGATAAGATATTAGCATTTATTAAGGAATACCCCACTTATGGTCCGGCAAGAATAGCCAATGAACTAGATAGTATTGTCTGTCCCGCCACAGTGTATAATATTTTAAAAAAGCGGGGCTTAAACCGTAAAATTGACAGGCTCCTTGCCCTAGAGGATATACCAGTTTCTGTAAGCCTGAGCCCAGTTATGGCCAGAAAGATAGATGAGGCAGGCCCACTTCCGAGGATAGAAAGCCACTACAGTGGCTATATGCTATCAGTTGATACCTTTTATGTATGCCGGCTAAAGGGAGTGGGCAGGATCTATCAGTTTAGCGCCATAGACACTTTTTCCTCTTTTGGGTTTGCTTATCTCTATACTGATAAGAGCGCAAAATCTGCCATAGATTTTATAGACAAAACTGTGGAAATTTTTGCCCAAATTGGCATAACTGTAGAAAGGGTATTAACTGACCACGGCAAGGAATATACCACCCACTGGGAAGGCGGCTACCACCTGTTCGAAAAATATCTAAGGTCAAAAGATATCAAGCACCGCTATACTAAAGTAAGGCACCCTTGGACCAACGGATTTGTAGAAAGGTTCCAAAGGACTATACTGGAGGAATTCTACCAGCCGTCTATGCTTAAAAAGACTTACCACAGCTTAGAAGAGCTTCAGGATGACTTGGGCCAGTTTCTATATTTTTATAATTTTCAAAGAACGCATCAAGGATATAGAACAAAAGGTTCTAAGCCTTGTGATCTTTTATATAAATGTGGTGACTTTTTATCATTATCACCATAA
- a CDS encoding PAS domain S-box protein yields the protein MMGMEYLGKKDLDEALWISWFDQEGQILLWSRRAEAVSGYSRKQLDGRVWELLFPDKQYRQKIEGALNLLIKDSSTSSCLEANITGIQGNKVAMVWNVFPLEPKSGKPGWLILGHETKSSSAEHNTWFKVWMDNIPHIVYIKDDQGYYIFVNPYFSQLAARSIGQVIGKQDRHIWPQAIADVLVRNDKEVLKKNKPQYYRESMATGQVFMSIKFPLNGNNQRVLGGISIDISDQVKQEEKIKRDKQRYEQTLSLLPDILFETDREGQITFLNQAGKKVLTLGQDDIERGVLALELVAEKDREEIEHEFMSILKKQRSKSKLLEFDIQGESDVITVAGHIAPITDGVQILGVRGVVVDITLLKQKEKDLKESEEKYKRLFNHLKDGIYVSTLDGRYIDVNPALVDMLGYPNRKELLAKNIIEDIYVDRSQRPRPSQRVRPFETQLKKADGSKIWVEISCQVHMDEGKPAYYEGIVRDISIRKEYEEKLRFKSFHDGLTGLYNRAYFEEELRRLDRKRQLPLSIIMGDVNNLKLINDAFGHQQGDKLLKKTAEILAQACRKEDIIARWGGDEFAILLPKTSQQTAARIVDRINDIAGTYKQVYVPLSVSLGKATKISETQSLRPVLAEAEDNMYRQKLLDKKKVSGQVIMSLEKALLKKNYYSVSHIQTVKKAALSIGKELGLSGTKLDDLSLLAGAYQIGKISIPDNVINKKGPLNEEEWKAIKKYPEAGYNIAEAIPQISHLSEAILSHRECWDGSGYPQGLMGEAIPLYARIIAIADAYSAMVSRHYRARLSHQQAIGELRENAGIQFDPYLIKKAILALDKNN from the coding sequence ATGATGGGAATGGAATATTTAGGCAAAAAAGACTTGGATGAAGCTCTGTGGATAAGCTGGTTTGATCAGGAGGGGCAAATTCTGCTATGGAGCAGAAGGGCAGAAGCGGTTAGCGGTTACAGCAGGAAGCAGCTGGATGGCCGGGTTTGGGAACTGCTGTTTCCGGATAAACAATACCGGCAAAAGATAGAGGGGGCTTTAAACCTGCTGATAAAGGATTCTTCCACCTCCAGCTGCCTGGAGGCAAACATTACCGGTATCCAGGGAAACAAGGTAGCCATGGTCTGGAATGTATTTCCGCTGGAACCAAAAAGCGGCAAGCCCGGCTGGCTCATACTGGGCCATGAAACAAAATCCTCTTCTGCTGAACATAATACCTGGTTTAAAGTTTGGATGGATAATATACCCCATATTGTCTACATTAAAGATGACCAAGGTTATTATATCTTTGTAAACCCTTATTTCAGCCAATTGGCTGCCCGCAGCATAGGCCAGGTTATCGGGAAACAGGACCGCCATATATGGCCTCAAGCTATTGCAGATGTACTGGTAAGAAACGATAAGGAAGTCCTGAAAAAAAACAAGCCCCAGTATTACCGGGAGTCTATGGCTACCGGACAGGTTTTTATGAGTATAAAATTTCCCTTAAACGGTAACAACCAGAGAGTACTGGGGGGAATATCCATAGATATTTCAGACCAGGTTAAACAGGAAGAGAAGATCAAGCGGGATAAGCAAAGATATGAGCAAACCCTGAGCCTGCTGCCGGATATCTTGTTTGAAACAGACCGGGAAGGGCAAATAACTTTTCTAAACCAGGCAGGAAAGAAGGTACTGACTTTAGGCCAGGATGACATTGAAAGGGGAGTGCTGGCCCTGGAGCTAGTAGCAGAAAAGGACCGGGAGGAAATAGAGCATGAGTTTATGTCTATTTTAAAAAAACAGCGGTCCAAATCGAAGCTGTTGGAGTTTGATATACAGGGAGAGTCGGATGTTATCACTGTAGCCGGGCATATAGCCCCCATAACTGATGGGGTGCAAATACTGGGTGTAAGGGGCGTGGTGGTAGACATTACCCTTTTAAAACAAAAAGAAAAAGACTTAAAGGAAAGTGAAGAAAAATACAAAAGGCTGTTTAACCATTTAAAAGACGGCATTTATGTCAGCACCCTGGATGGCAGGTATATTGATGTTAATCCTGCCTTGGTAGACATGCTGGGCTACCCTAACCGTAAAGAGCTGCTGGCCAAAAACATAATAGAAGATATTTATGTCGATCGCAGCCAGAGGCCTCGGCCTTCCCAGAGGGTGAGGCCTTTTGAAACCCAGTTAAAAAAAGCAGACGGAAGCAAGATATGGGTGGAGATAAGCTGCCAGGTACATATGGATGAAGGAAAACCTGCTTATTATGAGGGCATAGTAAGGGACATATCTATACGTAAGGAATATGAGGAAAAATTAAGGTTCAAGTCATTTCATGATGGCTTGACCGGCCTCTATAACCGGGCTTATTTTGAAGAAGAGCTGAGACGTTTGGACCGCAAAAGGCAGCTGCCTTTAAGCATAATTATGGGAGATGTGAATAATTTAAAATTAATTAATGATGCTTTTGGCCATCAGCAGGGAGACAAACTGCTAAAGAAAACAGCAGAAATCCTGGCCCAGGCCTGCCGGAAAGAAGATATAATAGCCAGGTGGGGCGGAGATGAATTTGCCATACTGCTCCCTAAGACTTCCCAGCAAACCGCGGCAAGAATTGTGGATAGGATAAACGATATTGCCGGTACATACAAACAAGTTTATGTTCCATTGAGTGTTTCCCTGGGTAAAGCTACCAAAATAAGCGAAACCCAGAGCTTAAGGCCAGTATTGGCAGAGGCTGAAGATAATATGTACCGCCAGAAACTTTTGGATAAAAAGAAAGTAAGCGGTCAAGTGATCATGTCTTTGGAAAAGGCTCTGCTTAAAAAAAATTATTATAGTGTCAGCCATATACAAACTGTAAAAAAAGCAGCATTGTCTATTGGGAAGGAGCTAGGCCTTTCCGGGACCAAGCTGGATGACCTGTCTCTATTGGCCGGAGCTTACCAGATAGGCAAGATTTCCATTCCGGATAATGTAATCAACAAGAAGGGCCCGCTAAATGAAGAGGAATGGAAAGCCATAAAAAAGTATCCGGAAGCAGGTTACAATATTGCCGAAGCCATACCCCAGATATCGCATTTATCTGAAGCCATACTGTCGCATAGGGAATGTTGGGACGGCAGCGGATATCCCCAGGGGCTCATGGGTGAAGCCATCCCTTTATACGCCCGCATAATTGCCATTGCTGATGCTTATTCAGCTATGGTAAGCCGCCATTACCGGGCCAGGTTAAGCCACCAGCAAGCCATAGGGGAGCTTAGGGAAAATGCGGGGATACAGTTTGACCCGTATCTAATAAAAAAGGCTATTCTGGCTTTAGATAAGAATAATTGA
- a CDS encoding patatin-like phospholipase family protein — MLFKKKKIGLALCGGAARALCHVGVLKELDQLDLNYTAISGTSMGAIIGAFYCSGVPLEEIEDFIRDMDWRSMLMFSDITMARMGIINGKKVEKILHDFLGNRTFSQCRPQFCCVAVDMLTQKKVVLHEGRLVDAVRASISIPGVFSPVKLDDMVLVDGGVIEPLPAKAIKMFDVDFTIGVSIVLDKLKDSSNYYQSLAQYDPEPKIKKFFRKLFRHKNPSRLSTYEILNTSFNIIQREMAKKYYQYTDLVIEPKVGEYGFFDFIKGSDIVEKGCIAAREKLPELKQKLKLR, encoded by the coding sequence ATGCTGTTCAAAAAGAAAAAAATCGGCTTAGCTTTATGCGGAGGGGCAGCCAGAGCCCTATGCCATGTAGGGGTATTAAAAGAGCTGGACCAGCTGGACCTAAACTATACGGCTATCAGCGGTACCAGCATGGGGGCTATAATCGGCGCTTTTTACTGCTCCGGGGTGCCCCTGGAGGAAATAGAGGATTTTATCCGTGACATGGACTGGCGGAGCATGCTCATGTTTTCTGATATTACAATGGCCCGCATGGGAATAATAAATGGAAAAAAAGTGGAAAAGATACTGCATGATTTTTTGGGCAACAGGACCTTTAGCCAATGCCGGCCCCAATTTTGCTGTGTGGCGGTGGACATGCTTACCCAGAAAAAAGTGGTATTACATGAAGGCAGGCTGGTGGATGCAGTAAGAGCTTCCATATCCATACCAGGGGTGTTTTCTCCCGTAAAGCTTGATGACATGGTGCTGGTAGACGGAGGGGTAATAGAGCCCCTGCCGGCAAAAGCCATAAAAATGTTTGATGTGGATTTTACCATAGGGGTATCCATAGTTCTGGATAAGCTTAAGGACAGCAGCAACTATTATCAGAGCCTGGCCCAGTATGACCCGGAACCTAAAATCAAGAAGTTTTTTAGAAAACTTTTTAGGCACAAGAATCCCAGCCGTTTATCTACCTATGAAATATTAAATACCAGTTTTAATATAATACAGAGGGAAATGGCCAAGAAATATTACCAGTATACCGATCTGGTGATAGAGCCCAAAGTGGGAGAATACGGCTTTTTTGATTTTATCAAAGGCTCCGATATAGTAGAGAAAGGCTGCATAGCTGCCCGGGAAAAATTACCTGAATTAAAACAAAAGCTAAAATTAAGGTAA
- the nadC gene encoding carboxylating nicotinate-nucleotide diphosphorylase: MLKLNQNQVRELIEKTLAEDLAGFGDITTKYLLPEGHTSQAYIKCKQQQAVVCGLDLAQWLCQQVDGSISMEKLASEGQTVSRPDQVALLKGPTASLLAAERSALNFIQHLSGIATIARQFADIAAPYGVKVVDTRKTKPGLRLVEKYAVQVGGAYNHRFGLFDGVMLKDNHIKAAGGLTAAVEAIRSRIPHPLKIEVEVQNSDQLQQAVESGADIIMLDNMDTGQIREAVKKIRGEAKPGTLVEVSGNVALDNLESYCQTGIDLISSGYITHSAPAADFSMDFG, from the coding sequence ATGCTTAAGCTAAACCAAAACCAGGTAAGGGAGCTGATTGAAAAAACCCTGGCCGAAGACCTGGCCGGGTTTGGAGATATCACTACCAAATACCTGCTGCCGGAAGGACACACCAGCCAAGCCTATATAAAATGCAAACAACAGCAGGCTGTAGTCTGCGGCCTGGATTTAGCCCAATGGCTGTGCCAGCAGGTAGATGGAAGCATAAGTATGGAAAAATTAGCATCCGAAGGCCAAACAGTATCCCGGCCAGACCAAGTAGCTTTATTAAAGGGGCCTACCGCCTCTCTGTTGGCAGCAGAAAGGTCAGCCCTAAATTTTATACAACACCTTTCCGGCATCGCTACCATAGCCCGGCAGTTTGCTGACATAGCCGCTCCCTATGGAGTGAAGGTAGTGGATACCAGGAAAACCAAACCCGGATTGCGGCTGGTGGAAAAATATGCAGTACAGGTTGGAGGAGCCTATAATCACCGGTTTGGGCTGTTTGACGGGGTAATGTTAAAGGACAACCATATCAAGGCCGCAGGGGGCCTCACAGCAGCTGTAGAAGCCATAAGATCCAGGATACCTCATCCCTTAAAAATTGAAGTGGAAGTCCAAAACAGTGACCAGCTGCAGCAGGCCGTAGAATCCGGTGCAGACATTATTATGCTGGACAATATGGATACCGGCCAGATAAGGGAAGCAGTTAAGAAAATAAGGGGGGAAGCAAAACCGGGAACCCTGGTAGAGGTTTCAGGAAATGTTGCCTTGGACAACCTGGAAAGTTACTGCCAGACAGGCATAGACCTAATTTCTTCCGGCTATATAACCCATTCTGCTCCCGCTGCCGACTTCTCTATGGATTTTGGCTAG
- the nadB gene encoding L-aspartate oxidase: MIPRYVINPSDYYQQADPCDCIVIGSGIAGLSTAIRLSQKHKVKVLTKSSLSESTTWYAQGGIAAAIKKPDFWKNHYRDTIVAGQGLCDPEAVKILVKNAPKMIEKLIELGIVFDISEGEISLTTEGGHSYPRILHAGGDATGEEIEKKLVKYSQSTKNIQFYPNYFALDLMTDNGQCTGVIGLNLENGQLEIHPAAFVVLASGGIGQIFNLTTNPDISTGDGIAMAYRAGAAIMDIEFVQFHPTVFRTKDKKLFLISEALRGEGAYLRDCQGKRFMLDKHPLAELAPRDIVVKEMVRVMNETNCNFVYLDATHLPATTLKVRFPNILYKLKENGLNLNKDLVKVSPAAHYMNGGVKTDYQGLTTLDRLYSCGEVAATGAHGANRLASNSLIEGLVYGWNIYREIDRRLKQETAPSQLGPWQMPPVQKEGAQPLDTDKIRRQLRQIMTQKAGILRDAKGLGQVSGFIAQYVNHEALYNQKDKSKIELANMLTVSYLLTKAAALREESRGTHQRNDFPHTDDVNWRKHILLQKDKIIFEEVKDA; encoded by the coding sequence ATGATACCAAGATATGTAATAAATCCTTCAGATTACTATCAGCAGGCAGACCCTTGTGACTGCATAGTCATTGGCAGTGGTATTGCCGGGCTTTCTACTGCCATCAGGCTTTCCCAAAAACATAAGGTAAAAGTCCTAACCAAGAGTTCCTTGTCCGAATCCACTACCTGGTATGCACAGGGGGGCATAGCTGCTGCCATTAAGAAACCTGATTTCTGGAAGAACCATTACCGGGACACTATTGTAGCCGGGCAGGGGCTATGCGATCCGGAAGCAGTAAAGATACTGGTAAAGAATGCCCCGAAGATGATAGAAAAACTGATAGAGCTGGGAATAGTTTTTGATATATCTGAAGGTGAAATAAGCCTTACCACGGAAGGGGGCCACAGTTATCCCCGAATCCTTCATGCCGGGGGAGACGCTACCGGGGAAGAGATCGAAAAAAAGCTGGTAAAGTACTCCCAGAGCACTAAAAATATTCAATTTTATCCCAATTATTTCGCCCTGGACCTGATGACTGATAACGGCCAATGCACCGGGGTTATAGGGCTTAATTTAGAAAACGGCCAGCTGGAGATACACCCTGCTGCCTTTGTAGTTCTGGCCAGCGGGGGAATAGGCCAGATTTTTAACCTTACCACCAACCCTGATATTTCTACCGGGGACGGCATTGCCATGGCCTACCGGGCGGGAGCGGCCATCATGGACATTGAATTCGTGCAGTTTCACCCCACAGTATTTAGAACCAAAGATAAGAAACTGTTCCTCATCAGTGAGGCATTAAGGGGAGAAGGAGCTTACCTAAGGGACTGCCAGGGGAAGAGATTTATGCTGGATAAGCACCCTTTGGCGGAACTAGCCCCCAGGGATATAGTAGTAAAGGAAATGGTCAGGGTGATGAATGAAACCAACTGTAATTTTGTTTACCTGGATGCCACCCACCTGCCCGCTACCACCTTGAAAGTGAGGTTCCCCAATATACTGTACAAATTAAAGGAAAACGGCCTGAACCTAAACAAGGACCTGGTTAAGGTATCTCCTGCTGCCCATTACATGAATGGCGGGGTAAAAACTGATTACCAGGGCCTAACTACCTTGGACCGGCTGTATTCCTGCGGAGAAGTAGCCGCCACTGGAGCCCATGGGGCCAACCGGCTGGCCTCCAATTCCCTGATTGAAGGCCTGGTATACGGGTGGAATATATACCGGGAAATAGACAGAAGGCTCAAACAGGAAACTGCACCCAGCCAGTTAGGGCCCTGGCAAATGCCCCCTGTTCAAAAAGAAGGGGCCCAGCCATTGGATACAGATAAAATACGCCGGCAGCTAAGACAGATAATGACCCAGAAAGCCGGTATCTTAAGGGATGCCAAAGGCCTGGGCCAGGTCTCAGGGTTCATTGCCCAATACGTTAACCATGAGGCCCTCTATAATCAAAAAGATAAATCTAAAATAGAACTGGCAAATATGCTTACCGTTTCCTACCTGCTTACCAAAGCAGCCGCTTTAAGGGAAGAAAGCAGGGGAACCCATCAGAGAAATGACTTTCCCCATACCGATGATGTTAACTGGCGTAAGCATATTTTGCTTCAAAAGGATAAAATAATATTTGAAGAGGTAAAAGATGCTTAA
- the nadA gene encoding quinolinate synthase NadA — protein MNTKLDLAAGISQLKKEKNAVIIAHNYQIGEVQDIADFVGDSLQLSIKAAQTDSDIIVFCGVRFMAETAKILSPGRMVLLPDRYSGCPMADMINAQQLEELKQKHPEAVVVCYVNSTAEVKALSDICCTSSNAVKVVNSIDKDRPIIFIPDKYLGSYVQKQTGREMILWNGYCPTHVTISAKHIVQLKKEHLDAVVLVHPEAPPDVIEVADLVASTGGMLDYVKKSDAKEFIIGTETGIIHRMKKENPLKIFYPASPKSICPNMKLINLEKVYWALEEEQYQIELDKDVMDKARKAIDRMLAIS, from the coding sequence ATGAATACAAAATTAGATTTAGCTGCTGGGATCAGCCAACTTAAAAAAGAAAAAAATGCGGTTATAATAGCCCATAACTATCAGATAGGCGAGGTCCAGGATATAGCTGATTTTGTGGGGGATTCCCTGCAGTTAAGCATTAAAGCTGCCCAGACTGACAGCGATATCATAGTGTTCTGCGGAGTAAGGTTTATGGCAGAAACTGCCAAAATACTTTCCCCTGGCCGCATGGTACTGCTTCCCGACCGTTACAGCGGCTGTCCCATGGCGGACATGATTAATGCCCAGCAGCTAGAAGAGCTCAAACAAAAACATCCGGAAGCAGTGGTAGTATGCTATGTAAATTCCACTGCAGAGGTAAAGGCTTTAAGCGACATATGCTGCACCTCTTCCAATGCAGTAAAAGTGGTAAATTCCATTGATAAGGACCGCCCCATAATATTTATCCCTGACAAATACCTGGGCAGCTACGTCCAGAAACAGACCGGCAGGGAAATGATTTTATGGAACGGGTATTGCCCTACCCATGTTACCATCAGCGCCAAGCATATAGTACAGTTAAAAAAAGAGCACTTGGACGCGGTGGTACTGGTGCATCCCGAGGCTCCTCCCGATGTAATTGAAGTGGCAGATTTGGTAGCCAGCACCGGGGGCATGCTGGATTATGTAAAAAAATCTGATGCTAAGGAATTTATTATCGGTACTGAAACAGGCATTATCCACCGAATGAAAAAAGAAAATCCTCTAAAAATATTTTATCCTGCCTCCCCCAAAAGCATATGCCCCAATATGAAATTGATAAACCTGGAAAAGGTTTACTGGGCTTTGGAAGAAGAGCAGTACCAGATAGAACTGGATAAAGATGTTATGGATAAGGCCAGGAAAGCTATAGACAGGATGCTGGCCATTAGCTGA